Sequence from the Cucumis sativus cultivar 9930 chromosome 1, Cucumber_9930_V3, whole genome shotgun sequence genome:
attaagaggaaaaaaataatgaaattattaaaaagtagACCAATTTTGAAGACCACAGATTTTTGGGATTGGTTTTAGAAAGTTAAGTTTTACGACAAATTTGGTACGAAAAGTAAAAAATGCCCTTACACGAACATTTTCTTTGATATCTTTCTTCCctccaaaataatataaaaaagttttatttttccacGGATTAtctcatatttatttaacttattaTCTTTTCACTAACGTATTTTAAAACTGGACATtgtaagataaaaaaaactagtagCTAATTGTTTGTTGAAATAGTTGTAGAACCCTAAATTGCACAAAACAAGTATATGACTCACGTGAGATTgagtatttgaaatttagaagttgcaagatgaaaaaaaaacttgctaAACATGTATTAAACAATCCTAAACCACTTAAAACAatcataaaattgattttgggtatacaagttaaatataaacattacATCAAGAcaatattaaacattaaagGGAGTGAAATAAGCTAATTTAACAACTCCATATTTGTCTGAGGGGTTATCATAGTTTTAGGATTAGAGCTATTccacttttttccttttgttattCCTGACTGTTCTCAactttttcaaacataaattatattaactcgatgaaaaaaaaaataaacacatctcaaaatagcaaaaaattgtttaggaCGGactaaaaattataagaaaattgagtgaaaattggaagaaatgGTAAGAAAgcttaatattaataaaaactttgttgcggaaaaagaagaataaagaaaaattagaggAAAGGgcgttttttatttttcataccAAAATACAACCCTTTTGTTTTGGTAATTCCCAAAGAAAATCCAGATCCCAGTGGGCAACCCTCGTAACATCGGAGCCCTTGGACCTATTCGGACTTCCACTTCTTTCGTTTTCCGGCGAACCTACAGAACCACCCTACACGACGATCACACGCTCACATGGGGGAGGAGAAGAGGCACCAGATGATGCAGAATCTCTTCGGAGATCAATccgaggaggaggaggagattGATTCAGAGCACGAGTCCAATCCTCAACCCAATTATGCCTCTGTAATTTCCGAAGACCTATGCTTCTGTTGATTTTCGTCTTTACTGGAACTATCGTTAGCTAGATATCGTTGAGTTGAATTTTGGGTTGAAGTTGTTTTGTGTCTTTGTAGTTGTTTTGTTACTATTTGTACATACAATCAGTCATTATCTGGAAATGACGTTTATCGTGTTTTGGGAATTGGTTTTACTGGGATAAGCTGgtttaatgttgtttttttttttttttatctgttTGGTTTCATAGGATGAAGGAGAAGGAGGGGCGGAGCCTGAAGGTGAAGGTGAAGTGGAGGGACATGGGGAGGTGGAAATTGAGAGTGAAGGTGAGTTGCAGGATGCCGATCCGGATCCTGGGGAGAGTGAGGGTGAAAGGGATCAAAGTTCTCAAGAAGTAGACGTGGGTCACcatagagaagaagaaagtgaaggGAAAGAGGTGGATAGCGACGATAGGGAAGAATATGATCAAAGAGTGGTAACAAGCAGGAGGCATGATTTAGTTGAAAGTGAATCCGAGAGGTCCGAGGAAAACCATTATATTGACAATGAAGACGAAGAGGTGGATCAAACTAGGAGTCCAAGGTAATAGAAGTACTTTATCCCCtcccattttctctttttaactCCAATGGCTCCCAAccttttgtattattttcaagaattCAAGCTTCATGGCCTTGTAACTTCCCATTGGAACTGTTTGCATACAGCAGTCCTCTCCTTCATATTTTTGCATTCTTAACATTTctgttatattattatttcatcgTATTTGCTCTctgataagaaagaaaattgtaaagttGGGAGGAACTTGCAACAGAGAAGTTCATAAACAATCACTTCAAGCTATGAttctagaaaatttgaaattacagAACGAGGAGCTCATCCCAAGTTTCCTGCGTCCAACCCTGCTTTCTTTAGTTTGGtgtctctttttctttaacacCAGATCCTTCAAAATTAGCCTCCAATCTACAGGACCATagcatttttagttttcattttaaaggGACACTGTAAAGGAGCTGCTTCATAGACATGGTAGATCACAACTAGAAGTTGTGTTATTAAATCTGTCCAAgacttctttatttataaatggACCCTAACTATATCTGCCAGCatcttgaatttgaattttgaactgTGACAGGGAGGAGGAAGATCACAATTCACATCCAGTTGCTGAAATTCGTGACGTATTTGGTGACTCTGACGAGGAAGAGGAAGCAGAATATGCAGTTGGAAATGAAATTAAGCAAGATTCAGCTGTGAGTAATAAGTGTCCATTTTCAAAGTTGAACAATCTCTGATTGCTGAAACTGAATGACACTTGTGTTATAAAGGTCTTTAAATACTGTGTATTTTTTTCCAGAGGTCACCTATGGAAGAGGAGGGGAGCTTTGAGAAGAGTCCAAGACCTGATGATATAATTCCTGATGAAGATGCTCGGTACGAGTCAGATGCTCGTTATGAATCAGAAGAGGAAAATTTTGAGgtaaaacataaagagaaGCCAGTTGGGCCTCCGTTGGAGCTAGAGATTCCATTACGTCATCCTCCTGCTCGCCCAGAAAAGGTTCTCCTTTAAACTCTACTGCATTGAATTGTCATGTGATAAATGAcgcaatttttattttgcaccACAAAACTACCAAATTTTGCTTTCTTATCTGATGTTAAGAGTGAAGTGTTACGTTGCATAAAATCTGATTCCAGGTTGATCGGTGATGCATTTCCTGGTTGTGTATCAACAATTGTTCTTTTTCATGCTTTTGTTGTTGATGTtatgtaactattttttagaCTGCTTATAGGAGCAAAATTATGAAACCATGCTTTAATATGTATGGTTAGAAATTTTATAGTCAGTGACAGTGAAGTATATGTCCATTTTTTAACGTATGGACATAAGTTCCCCCTTTCTTTCCCTCGTGCATCATTCAATCAGAAGAGGTgcaaaaaattacaaatattttgatgttatGTGAATGTGACAGATTTTTTATCTGATTGCAGATGAACATGATAAAAGTTTCCAATATTATGGGCATTGACCCAAAACCATTTGATCCCAAAACATATGTGGAAGAGGATATATTTGTGACAGACGAATCTGGAGCCAACAAACGCATACGCTTGGAAAATAACATTGTGCGCTGGAGGACAGTTAGGAAACCTGATGGCACAACAAAGGTATGCTTCTTGCATTCATGTCAATGATTTTGCATGATGGGttgacattttaattattgcttGCAGTGAATAAAGAATGATcttataaatgattttgtagtattgtcttttattattcttttactcCAAGTGAGTGACACCCAACCATGGTCGTTGGAGTGTGACAGGAAAGGAACAAGATACTCATCCAGATTCTGCAAATTGTTAAGCTTCCCTAAGTTTATTCTGCTTAAGTTTCACAACTAAActgtttcttcattttttgtaCACTACTTTGAGTTttaacacacacatatatattcaatttgtaGTATGAAAGCAATGCACGATTTGTGAGGTGGTCAGATGGCAGTTTGCAACTGTTAATTGGGAATGAAGTGCTTGACATAAATGTGCAAGATGCA
This genomic interval carries:
- the LOC101221752 gene encoding protein LEO1 homolog — protein: MGEEKRHQMMQNLFGDQSEEEEEIDSEHESNPQPNYASDEGEGGAEPEGEGEVEGHGEVEIESEGELQDADPDPGESEGERDQSSQEVDVGHHREEESEGKEVDSDDREEYDQRVVTSRRHDLVESESERSEENHYIDNEDEEVDQTRSPREEEDHNSHPVAEIRDVFGDSDEEEEAEYAVGNEIKQDSARSPMEEEGSFEKSPRPDDIIPDEDARYESDARYESEEENFEVKHKEKPVGPPLELEIPLRHPPARPEKMNMIKVSNIMGIDPKPFDPKTYVEEDIFVTDESGANKRIRLENNIVRWRTVRKPDGTTKYESNARFVRWSDGSLQLLIGNEVLDINVQDAKHDQAHLFLRHGKGILQSQGRLMRKMRFIPSSLTSNSHRLLTALVDSRHKKVYKVKNCITDIDPEREKEEKERAESQTIRANVLLNRKKEKVSKKYAPVIDRRRQLSPGFLEDALEEEDETDYIDSRRSRRRFEEDLEAEARAEKRIMNAKKGTRDIPRKPSFHASKSSGRPVDFSDSDREESEYETEGEDDAPGRVEEPEQEYEEDGEEDDERDEEAEVNEVSDVDEEAEEPKHKVRDYGSSHKRKGIESDEESPPRKVATHRRMAVVYDSDDE